A genome region from Hymenobacter tibetensis includes the following:
- a CDS encoding RluA family pseudouridine synthase, with protein MNRPNLWSERKEILFEDNHLLVINKPAGLLVQGDATGDEPLSSKAEEYLRFKYKKPGAAFIGVAHRIDRPVSGIVILAKTSKALSRLNEMFRDNKIHKTYWALTGKCPDPTSGHLTHWLVKDPIRNTTKAYTERHGQGQKSDLDYTVLGQAGNRYLIQVNPITGRPHQIRVQLATGLGTPIVGDVKYGFLAPLPDVSIALHARQLQLQHPVTKEDMVFVAPLPDMPHWEAAEAYY; from the coding sequence GTGAATCGTCCAAATCTGTGGTCGGAACGGAAAGAAATTCTGTTCGAAGACAATCATCTTCTCGTAATCAATAAGCCAGCTGGTTTGCTTGTGCAAGGCGACGCTACCGGTGACGAGCCCCTCTCCTCCAAGGCGGAAGAGTATTTGCGCTTCAAATACAAAAAGCCCGGTGCGGCCTTTATCGGAGTAGCCCACCGCATTGATCGGCCCGTTAGTGGCATCGTAATACTGGCCAAAACCAGCAAGGCCTTGAGTCGGCTGAACGAGATGTTTCGCGACAACAAGATCCATAAAACGTACTGGGCGCTTACTGGTAAGTGCCCCGATCCGACCAGCGGCCATCTTACGCACTGGTTGGTGAAAGACCCCATCCGCAACACCACCAAAGCCTACACCGAGCGCCACGGGCAAGGCCAAAAGTCGGACCTCGACTACACAGTGCTTGGGCAGGCAGGAAACCGTTATTTGATTCAAGTAAACCCTATCACGGGGCGGCCACACCAAATTCGGGTGCAGCTAGCCACCGGCCTTGGCACCCCCATCGTGGGCGATGTGAAATACGGCTTCCTAGCCCCGCTACCCGACGTCAGCATTGCATTGCACGCCCGGCAACTGCAACTACAACACCCCGTCACCAAAGAGGACATGGTCTTTGTAGCCCCACTGCCCGACATGCCTCATTGGGAGGCGGCGGAAGCATATTACTAA
- a CDS encoding MlaD family protein gives MKGTNLLSSDRTYYATYDNVDGLTVGNPVILNGIKVGQVKNMELMPEQANRIKVSVELQKGVTVGDSTVASLSGSLLGSKTITLFLGKNSKVYDGGQELKSYTVASITDAFQAKALPVLGTVDSTLTKVNSFLNKDARVSLQATLLNAQGSTEALRNLLVMNQRNINQITTNMAKLTSDLAVTTKKFDRIAANFSQLSDSLKGAPVGPAMRKLNATMTEAQGTMTTLNRSLNDQKGSLGKLMNDDSLYNNLNATAASTNSLLSDFQANPKRYVHFSVFGGGKEKVKKEVEKKPNGEMEVETKKVTTTPTLQSSDSAVQK, from the coding sequence TTGAAGGGTACGAACCTGCTCTCATCTGACCGTACCTACTATGCTACGTACGATAACGTGGACGGCCTCACCGTAGGCAATCCAGTTATCCTGAATGGTATCAAAGTAGGCCAGGTGAAAAACATGGAGTTGATGCCGGAGCAAGCTAACCGCATCAAGGTATCTGTTGAGCTACAGAAGGGAGTCACCGTTGGCGATTCTACGGTGGCTAGCTTGAGCGGCTCGTTGCTTGGCTCAAAAACGATTACGCTGTTTTTGGGTAAAAACTCCAAAGTGTACGACGGTGGGCAAGAGTTGAAGTCCTATACCGTAGCCAGCATCACGGACGCCTTCCAGGCAAAGGCATTGCCTGTACTTGGCACCGTTGACTCGACGCTTACCAAAGTGAACAGCTTCTTGAACAAAGATGCTCGGGTGAGCTTACAAGCCACATTGCTGAATGCCCAAGGCAGCACAGAAGCATTGCGTAACCTCTTGGTTATGAATCAGCGCAACATCAACCAGATTACCACCAACATGGCCAAGCTTACCAGTGACTTGGCCGTTACCACCAAGAAGTTCGACCGAATTGCCGCCAACTTCAGCCAACTCAGCGATTCGCTGAAAGGTGCTCCGGTGGGTCCGGCCATGCGCAAGCTGAATGCCACCATGACGGAGGCACAAGGTACCATGACTACCTTGAACCGGTCGTTGAACGACCAAAAAGGGTCATTGGGTAAGCTCATGAACGACGATTCGCTCTACAACAACCTCAACGCCACAGCGGCTAGCACCAACTCTCTGCTCTCCGACTTCCAAGCGAATCCTAAGCGCTACGTGCACTTCTCGGTGTTCGGGGGTGGTAAAGAGAAAGTGAAGAAGGAAGTGGAAAAGAAGCCGAATGGCGAAATGGAGGTAGAAACCAAAAAGGTAACTACCACGCCCACCTTGCAGTCGTCAGACTCAGCTGTGCAGAAGTAA
- a CDS encoding acyl-CoA desaturase, producing MAILVFFVAHYYLSLFTQTFYLHRYAAHKMFTMNKFWEKFFFLFTYICQGSSFLSPRAYALLHRMHHAYSDTEMDPHSPHFFSNPFSMMWKTKIIYGEVVENTYDPAKRFEGDTPEWKWLDQFGGTAVSRLGWGTVYVLFYINFATAWWQYLLLPIHFLMGPLHGAIVNWGGHKYGYQNFDNHDKSRNTLALDFLAFGELFQNNHHKLPMRVNFGVKWWEFDPTYMFIWTMDKAGIIKIKRKQKAPIRVAA from the coding sequence ATGGCAATCCTCGTTTTCTTTGTTGCCCACTACTATCTTTCGCTGTTCACCCAGACGTTTTATCTGCACCGTTATGCAGCACATAAAATGTTTACGATGAACAAGTTCTGGGAGAAGTTCTTCTTCCTGTTCACCTACATCTGCCAGGGCTCCTCGTTCCTGTCGCCGCGGGCGTACGCATTGCTGCACCGCATGCACCACGCCTACTCCGACACCGAGATGGACCCGCACTCTCCCCACTTCTTTTCGAATCCGTTTTCGATGATGTGGAAGACCAAGATTATCTACGGTGAAGTAGTGGAAAACACCTACGACCCCGCCAAACGCTTCGAGGGTGACACGCCTGAATGGAAATGGTTGGATCAGTTTGGCGGCACTGCTGTTTCGCGTCTGGGCTGGGGTACGGTTTATGTGCTGTTCTACATCAACTTCGCTACTGCTTGGTGGCAATACCTCTTATTGCCCATCCACTTCTTGATGGGTCCGCTGCATGGCGCCATCGTGAACTGGGGTGGCCACAAGTATGGCTATCAGAACTTCGACAACCACGACAAATCCAGAAATACGCTCGCCCTGGACTTCTTGGCCTTTGGTGAGCTATTCCAAAACAACCACCACAAGCTGCCTATGCGTGTGAACTTCGGTGTGAAGTGGTGGGAATTCGATCCTACTTACATGTTCATCTGGACGATGGATAAGGCAGGAATCATAAAAATCAAGCGCAAGCAGAAAGCACCTATACGCGTCGCTGCGTAG
- a CDS encoding SBBP repeat-containing protein: MSFAIVCTSTLYASGQSASPAWNWVKLVGGGIGNESTCFGITADADGNTYITGSFTGTGQFGQFILTTPAQTYQLYVAKINTSGVYQWVRSVSGFGKAQGESLALDATGNIYVTGQIQGQFTFGNSTLTSANGTVDILVAKLNSNGEWVWANIGGGPGLDIGRGIAVSAAGTVFITGQIRDRATFGNITLQATAGFADIFVGALDANAGQWQWGRCAIGNGSSNNYGYAVKANSQGEAYVVCSFIDQAVFGGTTLTATGGTDVCIAKLSSTGAWLWARQGGGSGTDYARSIAIDRQGNAYVVGWYTGPATFGSTILTGFARIFVAKIDANGIWQWATASNRVGNGDSAFGRGIALDSREQSVYITGNFSGGIIFGNSILTATGPFDQYVASLDINGVWQWAQQANGVGRIVTANLVSDPNGMLYTCGYADNNANFGQAVMLHPNPPAEQAYVAKLTASTVASVQSSAQEKATLWPCPASSLDPIHVRWSVSRRPTMLIVCDVLGREIHRQTISENHKSEVTFPAPKLPGWYQCQILFDGTQPLLQKILVQH, from the coding sequence TTGAGCTTTGCTATAGTGTGTACTAGTACGCTTTATGCCTCTGGACAATCTGCTTCTCCAGCTTGGAATTGGGTGAAACTAGTTGGTGGGGGAATAGGTAATGAGAGTACTTGCTTTGGTATTACTGCTGATGCTGATGGTAACACTTATATAACAGGCTCCTTCACTGGTACCGGACAATTTGGGCAATTTATACTTACTACCCCAGCGCAGACTTATCAACTGTATGTGGCTAAGATCAATACCAGTGGTGTGTATCAGTGGGTCCGCTCAGTAAGTGGTTTTGGGAAAGCCCAAGGCGAAAGTCTAGCTCTTGATGCAACAGGCAATATATATGTGACTGGTCAAATTCAAGGCCAGTTTACTTTTGGCAATTCAACTTTGACTTCTGCTAATGGTACCGTAGATATACTTGTGGCAAAGCTGAATTCAAATGGCGAGTGGGTATGGGCCAATATAGGTGGAGGGCCTGGACTCGATATAGGTCGGGGCATAGCTGTTAGTGCAGCAGGTACTGTTTTCATAACTGGTCAAATCCGTGACCGGGCTACTTTCGGCAACATAACACTTCAAGCAACTGCAGGTTTTGCCGATATTTTTGTGGGCGCCCTTGATGCGAATGCAGGTCAGTGGCAGTGGGGGCGGTGTGCAATAGGTAATGGAAGTTCTAATAATTATGGATATGCTGTTAAAGCAAATTCACAGGGGGAGGCGTATGTCGTCTGTAGCTTCATTGACCAAGCAGTATTTGGAGGTACTACTCTCACAGCAACTGGTGGCACCGACGTATGCATTGCTAAACTCAGTTCAACAGGAGCTTGGCTATGGGCAAGGCAAGGGGGAGGTAGTGGTACAGATTACGCCCGTTCTATTGCAATAGATAGACAAGGAAATGCCTATGTAGTAGGATGGTATACTGGGCCAGCTACCTTTGGTAGTACCATACTAACAGGGTTTGCTAGAATCTTCGTAGCTAAAATAGACGCCAATGGCATATGGCAATGGGCTACTGCTTCAAACCGAGTCGGTAATGGTGATTCTGCCTTCGGGCGGGGTATCGCGCTTGATAGTAGAGAACAGAGTGTGTACATAACTGGTAATTTCAGCGGAGGGATAATTTTTGGAAACTCCATCTTGACAGCTACTGGGCCTTTTGATCAATACGTAGCGAGTTTAGATATAAATGGGGTATGGCAGTGGGCTCAGCAGGCTAATGGTGTTGGTCGAATAGTAACTGCCAATTTAGTTTCTGATCCTAATGGTATGCTATATACTTGTGGATATGCAGATAATAATGCCAATTTTGGACAGGCGGTTATGCTGCACCCAAACCCACCTGCAGAACAAGCCTACGTTGCAAAATTAACTGCTAGTACAGTGGCATCAGTGCAAAGTTCTGCACAGGAAAAAGCAACTCTATGGCCTTGTCCTGCTTCCTCACTTGACCCGATACATGTACGTTGGTCTGTTAGTAGACGACCAACTATGCTTATTGTGTGTGATGTATTGGGGCGTGAAATCCACCGTCAAACTATTTCAGAAAACCACAAATCAGAAGTTACGTTCCCTGCGCCAAAACTACCAGGTTGGTATCAATGCCAAATATTGTTTGATGGAACGCAACCTTTACTACAAAAAATACTTGTTCAGCATTGA
- a CDS encoding acyl-CoA carboxylase subunit beta, with translation MNLEFNKNDDLLKQLNFQLSQRLKKVELGGGEKRIAAHKAKGKLTARERIAYLLDKDAESVEIGAFAGEGMYKEEGGCPGGGVVVVIGWVQGRQCVVVANDATVKAGAWFPITAKKNLRAQEISIENKLPIIYLVDSAGVYLPMQDEIFPDKEHFGRIFRNNAVMSSMGIVQLAAIMGPCVAGGAYLPIMSDEAMIVDGTGSVFLAGSYLVKSAIGETIDNETLGGATTHSEISGVTDYKFANDEECLDHIRNIFDKMGGHATAGFSRKAPAPPKEKPEEIYGILPADRVKPYDMMDIIRRLVDDSEFEPYKELYGQTLLCGLARIDGWAVGIVANQRKIVKTKKGAMQMGGVIYSDSADKAARFIMNCNQKRIPLVFLHDVSGFMVGSQSEHGGIIKDGAKMVNAMSNSVVPKFSVIIGNSYGAGNYAMCGKAYDPRLIVAWPTAQLAVMSGAAAANTLLQIQVASLKAKGEVITPEAEKELLDRIKARYDEQLSPYYAAARLWVDAIIDPLETRKVISQGISMANHAPIEKAYNVGVIQV, from the coding sequence ATGAACCTCGAATTCAACAAAAACGACGATCTACTGAAGCAACTTAATTTTCAACTCAGCCAGCGCCTGAAAAAGGTGGAGCTTGGTGGCGGCGAAAAGCGTATTGCTGCCCACAAAGCCAAAGGCAAGCTAACGGCCCGGGAGCGGATAGCCTACCTGCTAGACAAGGACGCAGAAAGTGTTGAAATCGGAGCGTTTGCGGGAGAGGGGATGTATAAAGAGGAGGGGGGGTGCCCAGGGGGCGGCGTAGTGGTGGTGATTGGCTGGGTGCAAGGCCGGCAGTGCGTGGTAGTAGCGAATGACGCTACCGTAAAAGCGGGTGCCTGGTTTCCGATTACGGCCAAAAAGAACCTGCGGGCTCAGGAAATCAGCATCGAAAACAAGTTGCCCATCATCTACCTCGTCGATTCAGCGGGCGTGTACCTGCCCATGCAGGACGAAATCTTCCCCGATAAAGAACACTTCGGCCGCATTTTCCGCAACAATGCTGTGATGAGCAGCATGGGCATTGTGCAGCTAGCCGCCATTATGGGGCCGTGCGTAGCCGGTGGGGCGTACCTGCCCATCATGAGCGACGAGGCCATGATAGTAGACGGTACCGGCTCGGTGTTCCTGGCAGGTTCGTATCTGGTGAAGTCAGCCATTGGCGAAACCATCGACAACGAAACCTTGGGGGGCGCAACCACACATTCCGAAATTTCGGGCGTCACGGACTACAAGTTTGCCAACGACGAGGAATGCCTCGACCACATTCGCAACATCTTCGACAAGATGGGCGGACATGCTACGGCGGGTTTTTCACGCAAAGCACCCGCCCCGCCTAAAGAGAAGCCCGAGGAAATCTACGGCATACTGCCCGCCGACCGGGTGAAGCCCTACGACATGATGGACATTATCCGGCGGCTGGTTGATGATTCCGAGTTCGAGCCCTACAAGGAACTCTACGGCCAGACGCTGCTTTGCGGCCTAGCGCGTATTGATGGCTGGGCCGTGGGTATAGTCGCCAACCAGCGCAAAATAGTGAAGACCAAGAAAGGCGCCATGCAGATGGGCGGCGTCATCTACTCTGACTCGGCCGACAAAGCGGCGCGCTTTATCATGAATTGCAACCAGAAGCGCATCCCGTTGGTGTTCCTGCACGACGTGTCGGGCTTTATGGTCGGCTCGCAGAGTGAGCACGGTGGTATCATTAAGGACGGCGCTAAGATGGTGAATGCCATGAGCAATTCAGTGGTGCCGAAATTCTCGGTGATAATCGGAAACAGCTACGGGGCCGGCAACTACGCCATGTGCGGCAAAGCCTACGACCCGCGCCTCATTGTGGCCTGGCCCACTGCTCAACTAGCCGTAATGAGCGGCGCCGCCGCCGCTAACACGCTCCTCCAGATTCAGGTAGCCTCTCTGAAAGCTAAAGGTGAGGTCATTACACCCGAAGCTGAGAAGGAACTGCTGGACCGCATCAAAGCCCGCTACGACGAACAACTCTCGCCTTACTACGCCGCGGCCCGCCTCTGGGTCGATGCCATCATCGACCCGCTGGAAACCCGCAAGGTCATTTCTCAGGGTATCTCTATGGCCAACCACGCACCAATTGAAAAGGCTTACAATGTGGGTGTCATTCAAGTGTGA
- a CDS encoding putative LPS assembly protein LptD yields the protein MSDASIIFFIKTLRRTIRFLMLWLGLGGLAVPAWAQVPTPVQRPRSDVRTPPPILRTDTIRTTRRSGTLSDTAGLVRRTGPDSLALSTGPSRKGSVETTVKYAAKDSIRFNVQEKKAVLYDKANVDYGELSLKAAVITVDYTKNILTAEGAPDSTGRVQDKPIFKNGAENYQAGRINYNFKTKKGKIAEAVTQQGEGYVHADVIKKNQYNEIYGRNGRYTTCNLEHPHFFINASKMKMIPGEKVVTGPFNLVISDIPTPLGFLFGYFPSPSKSRASGIIIPSYGNSTDRGFFLRNGGYYWAASDNIGIRFTGDVYAGAGRQFGGWRGMAESQYIKRYKYSGLASFEYSYRPISIANRRNDGTNTSLASRRFTKSETFWINWSHSPVPRPGGGRFSASVRAGSTEYNQQNVAGDPQRFLTPAFQSNITYSKQLRNAPVNYTVNLSQSQNTGTGSMDFTLPDITLGVARQYPYQWLGLEPSGKFYEQFAFSYDLRAQNRITNTQAARTFVAGVPLLGGSNATRVIPIDVDNIDQLLRNSQTDIQHNFQISLGSYSFLKFINLAPTVTYRQFWYLKQLDYKFDPVAQAVRIDTLSKFNIVNDFSSGVSANLGTTIYGLYQVNSKKIKAIRHKVTPNISLSYAPKSGNANSTNIPGLPYYGTVANRNEPPTGIREIDNRFFDERRYSRFPGFTGATSAQSASMNFTLQNALEMKVRDNNDTTGTTPFKKVDLIKNFDVNFSYNFMAKEFALSQIAFSFNTQIATKLNLNMRASFDPYQRDTAGILINKYLFNQDSRRLARLTTANLGLQYQFNPSQKPGRKSNISRDVAAANDPALGTPIPINPYEDYVDFELPWELNAGFTALYTDPGPRPTRLTYIRPRSLSSASLNLSGSVKLTNNTRIGYLTNYDFINGTAAFTSLNIFRDLHCWQITGTWYPFKGPTQGYFITIAAKSSLLQDLKLNRNRTFLNR from the coding sequence TTGTCCGACGCTAGTATTATTTTCTTTATCAAGACGCTACGCCGGACTATCCGGTTTTTGATGCTGTGGTTGGGGTTGGGTGGCTTGGCAGTTCCAGCCTGGGCTCAGGTGCCAACTCCTGTCCAGCGTCCGCGCTCTGACGTGCGCACGCCGCCGCCTATTCTACGCACCGACACCATCCGGACTACCCGCCGGTCTGGTACCCTATCCGATACCGCCGGCCTAGTACGCCGTACTGGTCCCGACTCGTTGGCTCTTTCTACGGGGCCGAGCCGAAAGGGTAGCGTGGAAACCACCGTGAAGTATGCAGCCAAGGACTCTATTCGGTTCAATGTGCAGGAGAAAAAGGCGGTTCTCTATGATAAAGCCAACGTGGACTACGGAGAATTGTCGTTGAAGGCGGCCGTGATAACCGTTGACTACACCAAAAATATTCTGACGGCCGAAGGAGCCCCTGATTCTACGGGCCGGGTGCAAGACAAACCTATCTTCAAGAACGGCGCCGAGAACTACCAGGCCGGGCGCATCAACTACAATTTCAAAACCAAGAAGGGCAAGATTGCCGAAGCCGTAACGCAGCAAGGCGAAGGTTACGTGCACGCGGATGTCATCAAGAAAAACCAGTACAACGAGATATATGGCCGCAACGGGCGTTACACCACGTGTAACTTGGAGCACCCGCACTTCTTCATCAATGCCAGCAAGATGAAGATGATTCCAGGCGAGAAAGTGGTAACGGGTCCGTTCAACCTCGTTATCAGCGATATTCCAACGCCATTAGGCTTTCTGTTCGGCTATTTCCCGTCACCCAGCAAGAGCCGAGCTTCCGGCATTATCATCCCCTCCTACGGCAACTCTACCGACCGGGGTTTCTTCCTGCGCAATGGTGGCTACTACTGGGCCGCTAGCGACAATATCGGGATACGCTTCACCGGCGACGTATACGCCGGAGCCGGAAGGCAGTTTGGCGGCTGGCGCGGTATGGCGGAATCACAATACATTAAGCGCTACAAATACAGTGGCCTTGCCAGCTTCGAGTATTCCTATCGCCCTATTTCGATAGCGAACAGACGGAACGACGGCACCAACACGAGTCTCGCCAGCCGACGGTTCACTAAGTCCGAAACCTTCTGGATTAACTGGTCGCACTCTCCTGTGCCTCGGCCCGGTGGGGGCCGCTTTTCAGCGAGTGTACGGGCAGGTAGCACCGAGTACAACCAGCAAAATGTGGCAGGAGATCCGCAGCGGTTTCTTACGCCGGCCTTCCAGTCCAACATCACGTATAGCAAGCAGCTGCGCAACGCTCCTGTTAACTACACGGTCAATTTAAGCCAAAGCCAGAACACCGGTACGGGCAGCATGGACTTTACGCTCCCTGACATTACGTTGGGTGTGGCCCGACAGTATCCGTATCAGTGGCTTGGGCTGGAACCTAGTGGCAAGTTCTATGAGCAATTTGCTTTCTCTTATGACCTGCGCGCTCAAAACCGCATCACTAACACGCAGGCGGCTCGCACGTTCGTAGCGGGAGTACCGCTGCTTGGCGGGAGCAACGCCACCCGCGTCATTCCTATTGATGTTGACAACATCGATCAGTTGCTACGCAATTCTCAAACTGATATTCAGCACAATTTTCAGATCTCGCTCGGCAGCTATAGCTTCCTGAAGTTCATCAACCTCGCGCCTACTGTTACCTACCGCCAGTTCTGGTATCTGAAACAACTTGATTACAAATTTGATCCGGTGGCGCAGGCCGTGCGGATTGATACCTTGAGCAAATTCAATATAGTGAATGATTTTTCAAGTGGGGTATCAGCCAACCTGGGAACAACTATTTACGGGTTGTACCAAGTTAATAGCAAGAAAATCAAAGCTATCCGCCACAAAGTCACTCCCAATATTAGCCTTAGCTACGCCCCTAAAAGCGGCAATGCAAACTCTACTAACATTCCAGGGCTTCCTTATTATGGCACTGTTGCCAATCGTAATGAGCCGCCGACAGGGATACGCGAAATAGATAACCGGTTTTTTGACGAGCGGCGTTATTCTCGCTTTCCTGGCTTCACGGGAGCTACGTCTGCTCAATCAGCCTCTATGAACTTCACGCTCCAGAATGCACTGGAGATGAAAGTGAGAGATAACAACGATACGACAGGCACTACCCCTTTCAAGAAGGTTGATTTAATTAAGAACTTCGATGTCAACTTCAGCTATAACTTCATGGCTAAGGAGTTTGCACTTTCGCAGATAGCTTTCTCATTTAACACGCAGATTGCCACTAAGCTCAATCTGAACATGAGGGCTTCTTTCGACCCGTACCAGCGCGATACGGCGGGTATCCTCATTAATAAGTACCTCTTCAATCAAGACAGCCGCCGGTTGGCCCGCTTAACAACTGCCAACTTAGGCCTCCAATATCAGTTCAACCCAAGCCAAAAGCCAGGCCGCAAATCCAACATCAGTCGTGACGTTGCCGCCGCCAATGATCCAGCGCTTGGCACTCCCATTCCAATCAACCCATACGAAGACTATGTAGATTTTGAATTGCCTTGGGAATTGAATGCGGGTTTCACGGCGTTATATACCGATCCTGGCCCTCGGCCCACCCGCCTCACGTACATTCGGCCACGCTCCTTAAGTTCTGCCTCACTAAACCTGAGCGGCTCCGTGAAGCTCACCAATAACACGAGGATAGGCTACCTGACTAACTACGATTTTATCAACGGCACTGCGGCTTTTACGTCGCTCAATATCTTCCGCGACCTGCACTGCTGGCAAATCACCGGGACGTGGTATCCATTTAAAGGCCCTACCCAAGGATACTTCATCACCATTGCCGCGAAATCATCCTTGCTACAGGACCTGAAGCTGAACCGTAACCGCACCTTCCTCAACCGATAG
- a CDS encoding N-acetylmuramoyl-L-alanine amidase family protein: MFSTAPQGYRLRTVVLDAGHGGKDRGCAGVSAREADVALKIVLELGRLIQDSMPGVKVVYTRKTNVFVELADRAGVANKNNADLFISVHCNAAAPSAYGTEVWTMGPHKTDANLSVAKRENAVILQEENYKERYNGFDPTSPQSHILFSLYQSAHIVNSIRFAQKVDRQFRVTVKRPSRGVKQAGFLVLWKSTMPSVLIEAGFLTNRTEEKYLNDKAGQSYMASGIYRAFRDYKNELEAMNGE, from the coding sequence GTGTTCTCAACCGCGCCCCAAGGGTACCGGTTGCGGACAGTGGTGCTCGATGCTGGCCACGGCGGCAAAGACCGGGGCTGCGCTGGCGTATCGGCCCGGGAGGCCGATGTGGCCCTGAAAATAGTGCTGGAGCTCGGCCGTTTGATTCAGGATAGCATGCCGGGTGTGAAGGTGGTGTATACCCGCAAAACCAACGTGTTTGTGGAGCTAGCCGACCGCGCTGGTGTTGCCAACAAAAACAATGCGGACCTCTTCATTTCGGTGCATTGCAATGCCGCGGCTCCGAGCGCCTACGGTACCGAAGTATGGACGATGGGGCCGCATAAAACCGACGCTAACTTGTCGGTAGCTAAGCGCGAAAACGCCGTTATTCTCCAGGAAGAAAATTACAAGGAGCGCTACAATGGGTTTGACCCGACTTCGCCTCAGAGTCATATTTTGTTTTCCCTCTATCAGAGTGCGCACATCGTAAACAGTATTCGGTTTGCCCAAAAGGTAGACCGGCAGTTTCGGGTCACCGTCAAGCGGCCGTCGCGCGGAGTGAAGCAGGCTGGGTTTCTGGTGCTCTGGAAGTCCACTATGCCATCAGTTCTGATTGAGGCTGGCTTCCTCACCAACCGCACAGAAGAGAAGTATCTGAACGATAAAGCAGGGCAGTCGTATATGGCTTCAGGTATTTATCGCGCCTTCCGCGACTACAAGAATGAACTTGAGGCTATGAACGGGGAATAG
- the panB gene encoding 3-methyl-2-oxobutanoate hydroxymethyltransferase translates to MSQHKEVKLVTTHQLLAMKGRGEKISMLTAYDFSMATILDGAGIDVLLVGDSASNVMAGHETTLPITLDQMIYHASSVVRGVKRAFVVVDMPFGSYQGNSSEALRSAIRIMKESGGHGIKVEGGAEIKDSITRILTAGIPVMGHLGLTPQSIYKFGTYSVRAKEEEEAQKLMEDAMLLETLGCFALVLEKIPSALAKQVAEKLTIPVIGIGAGPDVDGQVLVVHDMLGITKEFKPRFLRRYADLGDTMHDAVQRYIQDVKSRDFPSTEEAY, encoded by the coding sequence ATGTCGCAGCACAAAGAAGTCAAACTCGTGACCACGCATCAACTGCTGGCCATGAAAGGACGCGGCGAGAAAATTTCTATGCTCACCGCCTATGACTTTTCAATGGCGACCATTCTCGATGGAGCAGGCATTGACGTGCTGCTAGTCGGCGACTCGGCTTCCAATGTTATGGCTGGTCACGAAACCACTTTGCCCATTACCCTGGACCAAATGATTTACCACGCTTCTAGCGTGGTGCGAGGCGTAAAGCGGGCGTTTGTGGTAGTGGATATGCCTTTCGGCTCTTACCAAGGCAATTCGTCGGAAGCATTACGCTCGGCTATCCGCATCATGAAAGAATCGGGGGGCCACGGCATCAAAGTGGAAGGCGGCGCTGAAATCAAAGACTCTATTACGCGCATCCTTACAGCGGGTATCCCGGTGATGGGGCACTTGGGCCTTACGCCACAGAGCATCTATAAATTTGGCACCTACAGTGTGCGGGCCAAAGAAGAGGAAGAAGCACAAAAGCTGATGGAGGATGCTATGCTCCTGGAAACCTTGGGTTGTTTTGCGCTGGTGCTCGAGAAGATTCCTTCTGCGCTGGCCAAGCAAGTAGCCGAAAAGCTAACAATTCCCGTTATTGGTATTGGTGCAGGCCCTGATGTGGACGGGCAGGTGCTCGTGGTACACGATATGCTTGGTATCACCAAGGAGTTCAAACCACGTTTTCTACGCCGCTACGCTGACCTCGGGGATACCATGCATGATGCCGTGCAGCGCTATATCCAAGATGTGAAGAGCCGGGATTTTCCAAGTACAGAAGAAGCTTATTAA
- a CDS encoding 30S ribosomal protein S16, giving the protein MAVKIRLARRGRKKAAQFDIVVADSRSPRDGRFIEKLGTYDPNTNPASINFDGDKAFDWIMKGAEPTDTVRAMLSYRGVLYRKHLQLGVIKGAISQETADQRYTDWKEQKDAKIEGKRTSLGTAKDDARTARLAAETKVKEARAEALRKKNTPAPVEAPAAEGETTDAEASAETTEEAGA; this is encoded by the coding sequence ATGGCAGTTAAAATCCGCCTCGCCCGCCGCGGCCGTAAAAAGGCCGCTCAATTTGACATCGTTGTTGCTGATTCCCGCTCGCCGCGTGATGGTCGCTTCATCGAGAAACTAGGTACCTACGACCCCAATACGAACCCCGCTTCCATCAACTTCGATGGTGACAAGGCATTCGATTGGATCATGAAGGGTGCTGAGCCTACCGATACGGTACGGGCTATGCTCTCTTACCGTGGTGTGCTGTACCGCAAGCATTTGCAGCTTGGTGTTATCAAAGGTGCTATTTCGCAGGAGACTGCCGATCAACGTTACACCGACTGGAAAGAGCAGAAGGATGCTAAGATCGAAGGCAAGCGCACTTCGCTTGGTACTGCTAAGGACGACGCCCGCACGGCTCGCCTTGCTGCCGAAACTAAAGTGAAAGAAGCTCGTGCTGAGGCGCTGCGCAAGAAAAACACGCCAGCTCCTGTTGAAGCTCCTGCTGCCGAAGGTGAAACCACCGACGCTGAAGCTTCTGCCGAAACGACTGAAGAAGCCGGCGCTTAA